Proteins found in one Anaeromicrobium sediminis genomic segment:
- a CDS encoding EFR1 family ferrodoxin (N-terminal region resembles flavodoxins. C-terminal ferrodoxin region binds two 4Fe-4S clusters.) — MKAAIVYFSGTGNTFRVGEVFKAYLETIDYEVEMIDITKHSSDLKGYDLFVVGTPTQNSTSTFNMHDFIGKHISKKNNPNARFITYVTHSWGTAFGHLTLKDFARKKGFKVVGARAFIAPNNWYMYRKDEPKFSDNEVKQALQNIHKGVWSLMDSYVKGSVQIDERPTLKKNLAYTKAKLMSSSTMVSRLAKFMMKVDADKCTKCKVCVKQCPGENISLRDGKIEFSNQCLACGRCIHVCPKNAYMVSGEKFEQYEGIKKPIMEQLEL; from the coding sequence ATGAAGGCAGCTATCGTATATTTTTCAGGCACTGGCAATACATTTAGAGTAGGTGAAGTTTTTAAAGCATATTTAGAAACTATCGATTATGAAGTGGAAATGATCGACATTACTAAACATAGTAGCGATCTTAAGGGGTATGACTTATTTGTGGTGGGTACACCAACTCAAAATAGTACATCTACGTTCAATATGCATGATTTTATTGGAAAGCATATTTCTAAGAAGAATAATCCTAATGCTCGATTTATCACCTATGTAACTCACAGCTGGGGGACCGCATTTGGGCACTTGACTCTTAAAGATTTTGCAAGAAAAAAAGGATTTAAAGTTGTTGGAGCTAGAGCATTTATAGCACCTAATAATTGGTATATGTATAGAAAAGATGAACCTAAGTTCAGTGACAACGAAGTAAAGCAGGCTCTACAGAATATTCATAAAGGTGTTTGGAGTTTAATGGATTCTTACGTAAAAGGATCAGTTCAAATTGATGAACGCCCAACACTCAAAAAAAACTTAGCATATACGAAAGCGAAACTGATGAGCAGTAGTACAATGGTGTCAAGACTTGCTAAATTCATGATGAAAGTGGATGCTGACAAGTGCACGAAATGCAAAGTGTGCGTTAAACAATGCCCAGGTGAAAATATTTCTTTAAGAGATGGGAAGATTGAATTTTCAAATCAATGTTTAGCATGTGGTCGTTGTATTCATGTTTGTCCTAAAAATGCATACATGGTTTCAGGTGAAAAATTCGAACAATATGAAGGAATCAAAAAACCAATAATGGAGCAGCTGGAATTATAA
- a CDS encoding ATP-binding protein, whose product MQLVVISGKGGTGKTTVAASFAYLNKESIKVDCDVDASNLNIVLQGENIASSQFIGAKIAKIDKNKCIECGKCSEVCRFGAIKNNKIIELKCEGCAACKAVCPVDAITLEDEVTGETIITKTDAGILSRAEMVVGAEGSGKLVTEVRKNAMEYRKNNELMILDGTPGIGCAVMASITGCDVALIVIEPTQSGLNDFKRILSLIDHFGVKPLACINKYDINEDMTLEIQKYCENESVEVLGKIPFDPIVQKAVNELKPVICYEDSIAGKEIKNIWENIYKKYKEGIL is encoded by the coding sequence ATGCAGCTTGTTGTAATAAGTGGAAAAGGCGGTACGGGTAAAACTACTGTTGCAGCTTCCTTTGCATATTTGAATAAAGAAAGTATTAAAGTTGATTGTGATGTGGATGCCTCTAATCTTAATATTGTTCTACAAGGAGAGAATATAGCTTCTTCTCAATTTATTGGGGCTAAAATTGCTAAGATAGATAAAAACAAATGTATAGAATGTGGAAAATGCAGTGAGGTATGTAGATTTGGTGCAATAAAGAATAACAAAATTATAGAACTTAAATGTGAAGGATGTGCCGCATGTAAGGCAGTTTGTCCTGTGGATGCAATTACTTTAGAAGATGAAGTTACAGGAGAAACTATCATTACTAAAACGGATGCAGGCATATTATCTAGGGCAGAAATGGTTGTTGGAGCTGAAGGCTCTGGAAAATTAGTTACTGAGGTTAGAAAAAATGCTATGGAGTACCGAAAAAACAATGAATTAATGATCCTTGACGGTACCCCAGGGATTGGATGTGCAGTGATGGCTTCTATCACAGGATGTGACGTTGCTTTAATAGTAATAGAGCCAACTCAATCTGGACTGAATGATTTTAAGAGAATTCTTTCTTTAATTGATCATTTTGGAGTAAAACCTCTTGCTTGCATAAATAAATATGATATTAATGAAGATATGACTTTAGAAATACAAAAATATTGTGAGAATGAATCAGTTGAAGTTTTAGGGAAAATTCCATTTGACCCTATTGTTCAAAAGGCGGTTAATGAATTAAAGCCTGTTATCTGTTATGAAGATAGTATTGCAGGAAAAGAAATTAAAAATATATGGGAAAACATTTATAAAAAATATAAGGAGGGTATATTATGA
- a CDS encoding beta-propeller fold lactonase family protein, translating to MAVQQFAYVANQFDNTVSVVRTLDNTVVDIIAVEDGPSEIAITPNGEFVYVTNEFNASVSVIRISDNAVVDTITVGNDPFGIAITPNGEFAYVANQCDDTVSVIRISDNTVVDTISVKNFPVGVAITPNGEFAYVTNEFDASVSVIRILDNRVVDTIAVGNDPVGVAITPNGELAYVTNFCDDSVSVIRISDNRVIDIITSVDRPFGIAITPNGELAYITNFLDASVSVIRILDNRVVDTIAVGNDPVGVAITPNGELAYVTNFCDDSVSVIRISDNRVIDIITSVDRPFGIAITPNGELAYITNFLDASVSVIRISDNRMIDTITVRSRPVGVAITPNGEFAYVTNFRDASVSVIRISDNTVIDTITVGNGPTGIAITPAKPILPQIIITNFDSNDVSKIKMSDDSVTNITVECNPRAIGITPDGKFAYAANYXAITPNGEFAYVTNFRDASVSVIRISDNTVIDTITVGNGPTGIAITPAKPILPQIIITNFDSNDVSKIKMSDDSVTNITVECNPRAIGITPDGKFAYAANYGSNNVSKINISANSVVATICVGCNPRAIGITPDGKFVYVVNCGSNNVSKINVSDNSVVATICVGSNPCAIEISPDGKFAYIANCGSNNVSKIKVLDNSXVVATICVGSNPCAIEISPDGKFAYIANCGSNNVSKIKVLDNSVTNITVGTAPIAIVITPITKS from the coding sequence ATGGCAGTTCAACAATTTGCTTATGTTGCCAATCAGTTTGATAACACTGTGTCGGTAGTACGAACATTAGACAACACAGTGGTTGATATTATAGCAGTGGAAGATGGTCCCTCTGAAATAGCAATAACTCCAAATGGAGAGTTTGTATATGTTACCAATGAGTTTAATGCCAGTGTATCAGTAATACGAATATCAGACAATGCAGTGGTTGATACTATCACTGTTGGAAATGATCCATTTGGAATAGCAATAACTCCAAATGGCGAGTTTGCATATGTTGCGAATCAGTGTGATGACACTGTATCAGTAATACGAATATCAGACAATACAGTGGTTGATACTATCTCTGTTAAAAATTTTCCCGTAGGAGTAGCAATAACTCCTAATGGCGAGTTTGCATATGTTACCAATGAGTTTGATGCCAGTGTATCAGTAATACGAATATTAGACAATAGAGTGGTTGATACTATCGCTGTTGGAAATGATCCTGTAGGAGTAGCAATAACTCCAAATGGAGAGTTAGCTTATGTTACAAATTTTTGCGATGACAGTGTATCAGTAATACGAATATCAGACAATAGAGTAATTGATATTATAACTTCTGTAGATAGACCATTTGGAATAGCAATAACTCCAAATGGAGAGTTGGCTTATATTACGAATTTTCTAGATGCCAGTGTATCAGTAATACGAATATTAGACAATAGAGTGGTTGATACTATCGCTGTTGGAAATGATCCTGTAGGAGTAGCAATAACTCCAAATGGAGAGTTAGCTTATGTTACAAATTTTTGCGATGACAGTGTATCAGTAATACGAATATCAGACAATAGAGTAATTGATATTATAACTTCTGTAGATAGACCATTTGGAATAGCAATAACTCCAAATGGAGAGTTGGCTTATATTACGAATTTTCTAGATGCCAGTGTATCAGTAATACGAATATCAGACAATAGAATGATTGATACTATCACTGTTAGATCTAGACCTGTAGGAGTAGCAATAACTCCAAATGGAGAGTTTGCTTATGTTACGAATTTTCGCGATGCCAGTGTATCAGTAATAAGAATATCAGATAATACAGTAATTGATACTATCACTGTTGGAAATGGTCCTACAGGAATAGCCATAACTCCAGCAAAACCTATACTTCCTCAGATTATAATAACTAATTTTGATTCAAATGATGTATCAAAGATTAAAATGTCAGATGATTCAGTTACTAATATAACTGTTGAATGTAATCCTCGTGCAATAGGAATAACTCCAGATGGAAAATTTGCTTATGCTGCTAATTATGNAGCAATAACTCCAAATGGAGAGTTTGCTTATGTTACGAATTTTCGCGATGCCAGTGTATCAGTAATAAGAATATCAGATAATACAGTAATTGATACTATCACTGTTGGAAATGGTCCTACAGGAATAGCCATAACTCCAGCAAAACCTATACTTCCTCAGATTATAATAACTAATTTTGATTCAAATGATGTATCAAAGATTAAAATGTCAGATGATTCAGTTACTAATATAACTGTTGAATGTAATCCTCGTGCAATAGGAATAACTCCAGATGGAAAATTTGCTTATGCTGCTAATTATGGTTCAAATAATGTATCAAAGATAAATATATCAGCTAACTCTGTAGTTGCTACTATATGTGTTGGATGTAATCCTCGTGCAATAGGAATAACTCCAGATGGAAAATTTGTATATGTTGTTAATTGTGGTTCTAATAATGTATCAAAGATAAATGTATCAGATAATTCTGTAGTTGCTACTATATGTGTTGGAAGCAACCCTTGTGCAATAGAAATAAGTCCAGATGGAAAATTTGCTTATATTGCTAATTGTGGTTCTAATAATGTATCAAAGATAAAAGTATTAGATAACTCTNCTGTAGTTGCTACTATATGTGTTGGAAGCAACCCTTGTGCAATAGAAATAAGTCCAGATGGAAAATTTGCTTATATTGCTAATTGTGGTTCTAATAATGTATCAAAGATAAAAGTATTAGATAACTCTGTTACTAATATAACTGTTGGAACTGCTCCTATTGCAATAGTAATAACTCCAATTACTAAATCTTAA
- a CDS encoding MarR family winged helix-turn-helix transcriptional regulator — protein sequence MNDILRRFMSIFEHITNNLNNGLLAENINMKCPQMLILDFVITKGGKVTIKDIVTQMEKKKSTVTENVNSLEKKGFLVKYQSEEDRRVYYVESTDKADDLMDRANIVWNSLNEHVQNGFSEEEKHQLYNLLDRTLENIISDE from the coding sequence ATGAATGATATATTGAGAAGGTTTATGAGCATATTTGAACATATAACTAATAATCTGAATAACGGACTGTTAGCTGAAAATATTAATATGAAATGTCCTCAAATGCTAATACTGGACTTTGTTATAACAAAAGGTGGAAAAGTCACTATTAAGGATATTGTTACTCAGATGGAGAAGAAAAAATCCACCGTTACAGAAAATGTCAATTCACTAGAAAAAAAGGGATTCTTAGTAAAATATCAATCAGAAGAGGACAGAAGAGTCTATTATGTAGAATCAACTGACAAAGCTGATGATCTTATGGACAGAGCAAACATTGTTTGGAACTCTTTAAATGAGCATGTGCAGAATGGATTTTCAGAAGAAGAGAAGCATCAACTATATAACTTATTAGACCGCACTCTTGAAAATATTATTTCTGATGAATAA
- a CDS encoding winged helix-turn-helix transcriptional regulator gives MNKDLLKMGCSVGIANVVMQGKWKFAIIHFLSEDTMRFGELCRALPNIRQGYLTQQLRELEKDGLVHREVYKQVPPKVEYSLTEIGREFLSVTKAMDEWGKKYIKLLEKTFDGKDE, from the coding sequence ATGAATAAAGATTTACTTAAAATGGGTTGTAGTGTGGGAATTGCCAATGTGGTTATGCAAGGCAAATGGAAATTCGCTATAATTCATTTTCTTTCAGAAGATACAATGAGATTTGGAGAACTTTGCAGAGCTCTACCTAATATCCGACAAGGATATTTAACACAACAATTAAGAGAGCTTGAGAAAGACGGACTTGTACATCGAGAAGTGTATAAACAAGTTCCTCCTAAAGTTGAATACTCACTAACTGAAATAGGACGTGAGTTTTTGTCAGTGACAAAAGCTATGGACGAATGGGGTAAAAAGTATATTAAATTGCTAGAAAAGACGTTTGATGGAAAAGATGAGTAA
- a CDS encoding EFR1 family ferrodoxin (N-terminal region resembles flavodoxins. C-terminal ferrodoxin region binds two 4Fe-4S clusters.) yields MKTALLYFSGTGNTKRVGEVFKDYLLEKKHNEVDMIDISTHRQSLSNYDLLIAGTPTYTMTSSRNMNDFIQMYVNKTNNPKAQFITYVTHGWGHSYGHLTLQEFITKLGFRVIGAQSFLAPSNFYVYNEKVQPKQNEVEIRRLYEKITIDVKGLMDACLNGYIRIEKKSTFKKQQAKLISALSRKAFINQFSAKTLSVDGDKCTRCLVCVKKCPNKNIALIDGNIRFSKNCSACSRCMHICPQNAYAYRGKTFEQYNMNQQSISEQLK; encoded by the coding sequence ATGAAAACAGCTCTACTTTATTTTTCAGGTACAGGTAATACAAAGAGAGTAGGCGAAGTGTTTAAAGACTATTTATTAGAAAAGAAGCATAACGAAGTTGATATGATAGACATCTCTACTCACCGACAATCACTAAGCAACTATGATCTATTGATAGCAGGTACGCCAACATACACAATGACTTCATCGAGAAATATGAATGATTTTATTCAAATGTATGTTAATAAAACAAATAACCCTAAAGCCCAATTCATTACGTATGTGACACACGGTTGGGGACATTCTTATGGCCATCTAACCCTTCAAGAATTTATTACAAAACTTGGATTTCGAGTTATAGGTGCACAATCCTTTTTAGCACCAAGTAACTTCTATGTCTATAACGAAAAAGTGCAGCCAAAGCAGAATGAAGTTGAAATACGTCGTTTATATGAAAAAATAACGATTGATGTCAAGGGATTAATGGATGCTTGTCTCAATGGTTATATTCGTATCGAAAAAAAATCAACCTTTAAAAAACAGCAAGCCAAACTGATATCTGCACTATCTAGAAAGGCATTTATCAACCAGTTTTCTGCTAAAACACTTTCGGTAGATGGGGACAAATGTACCAGATGTCTTGTTTGTGTTAAGAAATGTCCAAACAAAAATATCGCCTTGATAGATGGTAACATTAGATTCTCAAAAAATTGTTCAGCATGTAGTAGATGTATGCATATTTGTCCGCAAAATGCCTATGCCTATAGAGGTAAAACCTTTGAACAATATAACATGAATCAGCAATCAATCAGCGAACAATTGAAGTAA
- a CDS encoding NifB/NifX family molybdenum-iron cluster-binding protein — MKIAIAKDGNMVSGHFGHCEGFEVFNVDGKEIKGREFLQNPGHKPGFLPRYLGEKGMDVIIAGGMGATAQELFAENGVNVVVGASGNLEDVIKRYLDGEVKSTGSVCTEHAHEGECGH, encoded by the coding sequence ATGAAGATAGCAATTGCAAAGGATGGAAATATGGTATCAGGTCACTTTGGCCACTGTGAAGGGTTTGAAGTATTTAATGTGGATGGAAAAGAAATTAAAGGTAGAGAGTTTTTACAAAACCCAGGACATAAACCTGGATTTTTACCAAGATATTTAGGTGAAAAGGGAATGGATGTTATTATTGCTGGTGGCATGGGTGCTACTGCTCAAGAACTATTTGCAGAAAATGGAGTTAATGTGGTAGTTGGAGCATCTGGAAATTTAGAAGATGTAATTAAAAGATACTTAGATGGTGAAGTTAAATCAACAGGAAGTGTATGTACAGAACATGCACATGAAGGAGAATGCGGTCATTAA
- a CDS encoding short chain dehydrogenase, producing the protein MKILVVGGTGTLGSALVSLLRKEHEVIAVGRSTGDYQVDIESKDSIKKMFEDIGPVDGIISTAGDGKMAPFQIQSDEDLDLAINSKLRGQIDLIRYGIHSVKENGFIIVTTGTASHTYMPGASSITMANVGLEGYIRAINVEQFNGVRVNAVSPFFIKETVEMMGFDVPNAVPAADTASVYKMVMDSDVSGIIADVNEYLNRG; encoded by the coding sequence ATGAAAATTTTAGTAGTTGGCGGAACAGGAACACTTGGAAGTGCACTCGTTTCATTATTAAGAAAAGAGCATGAGGTTATTGCAGTTGGTAGATCAACGGGTGATTATCAAGTAGATATAGAAAGCAAAGATTCTATAAAAAAAATGTTTGAAGATATCGGTCCAGTTGATGGTATTATTTCAACAGCTGGTGATGGTAAAATGGCACCTTTCCAAATTCAAAGCGATGAAGACCTTGATCTTGCTATCAATAGTAAATTAAGAGGTCAAATTGATCTTATAAGATATGGTATACATTCTGTTAAAGAAAATGGCTTTATTATTGTTACTACAGGTACTGCAAGTCACACTTATATGCCAGGTGCTTCTTCAATCACAATGGCAAATGTTGGCCTTGAAGGCTACATTCGTGCAATTAACGTTGAACAGTTCAATGGTGTGAGAGTGAACGCTGTAAGTCCATTCTTTATCAAAGAAACAGTTGAAATGATGGGATTTGATGTTCCAAATGCAGTTCCAGCAGCAGATACTGCAAGTGTTTATAAAATGGTAATGGACTCCGATGTATCAGGTATCATTGCTGACGTAAATGAGTATTTGAATCGTGGATAG
- a CDS encoding winged helix-turn-helix transcriptional regulator has protein sequence MNKDLLEIKCNVGIANVVMQGKWKFAIIHFLSQKTMRFGELHRALPNIRQGYLTQKLRELENYGLVHREVYKEVPPRVEYSLTDIGREFLPVTQAMEKWGKKYNELLRETFEEKGSE, from the coding sequence ATGAATAAAGACTTACTAGAGATTAAATGTAATGTTGGTATAGCAAATGTTGTGATGCAGGGTAAGTGGAAATTTGCAATAATTCATTTCTTATCACAAAAAACGATGAGATTTGGAGAGCTTCACAGAGCATTACCAAATATTCGACAAGGGTATTTGACTCAGAAGTTAAGAGAGCTTGAGAATTATGGTCTAGTGCATCGAGAGGTGTACAAGGAGGTTCCACCAAGAGTAGAATATTCTCTTACTGATATTGGTCGTGAGTTTTTACCTGTTACCCAAGCAATGGAGAAGTGGGGGAAGAAGTACAACGAGCTTTTACGCGAAACATTTGAAGAAAAAGGTTCTGAATAG
- a CDS encoding NifB/NifX family molybdenum-iron cluster-binding protein, with translation MKIAITCVKKDKDSMIDERFGRCNYFTIYDTESKSFEHVENKGVTSAQGAGIAAGQQLLDHGVEALITGHVGPNAMKILQSGNVSIYKCSGKNIKEEIDLLLDNKLENINNAVPPHSGMRNRHGRA, from the coding sequence ATGAAAATAGCTATTACATGTGTTAAAAAAGATAAAGATTCAATGATAGATGAAAGATTTGGAAGGTGTAATTATTTCACAATCTATGATACAGAAAGCAAATCCTTTGAACATGTTGAAAATAAAGGTGTAACTTCTGCACAAGGAGCTGGGATTGCTGCAGGACAACAACTACTTGATCATGGAGTAGAGGCTCTTATAACAGGTCATGTGGGACCAAATGCAATGAAAATATTACAAAGTGGTAATGTATCTATTTATAAATGTAGCGGAAAAAACATTAAAGAAGAAATAGATTTATTATTAGACAATAAGTTAGAAAATATAAATAATGCAGTTCCTCCTCATTCTGGAATGAGAAACAGACATGGAAGGGCATAG
- a CDS encoding ATP-binding protein, with product MKIAVLSGKGGTGKTTISTNLAKAMGWNYVDCDVEEPNGFIFLNPKVIKTEQVSIPVPEIDPSKCIGCQKCVNICQFNALAWANKDVLLFDKLCHGCGACSLVCGYGAISEVDREIGHIDVGNDEQITCMRGTLNIGEPMAVPIIRDLKKMIGNEKTIIDCSPGSTCSVVAAIEGVDYAVLVTEPTAFGLHDLKIAIELVRTMNIPFGIIINRGSHEKDLIEEHCEKEKINIIGKVMFDKDVAVLYSKGKLLVEHEKYKELFLHIGKKVEGEIACSLL from the coding sequence ATGAAAATTGCAGTGTTAAGTGGAAAGGGCGGAACAGGAAAAACTACCATTTCTACCAACTTAGCTAAAGCAATGGGATGGAATTATGTGGACTGTGATGTGGAAGAACCAAATGGATTTATATTTTTAAATCCCAAGGTTATAAAAACTGAACAAGTCAGTATACCTGTCCCTGAAATCGACCCATCTAAGTGCATAGGATGCCAAAAATGTGTAAACATATGTCAGTTTAATGCTTTGGCATGGGCAAATAAGGATGTTTTATTATTTGACAAATTATGTCATGGATGTGGAGCATGCAGCTTAGTTTGTGGATATGGTGCCATTTCTGAAGTAGATAGAGAAATTGGTCATATTGATGTAGGAAATGATGAACAAATAACATGTATGAGAGGAACTTTAAATATTGGAGAACCTATGGCCGTTCCAATCATTCGTGATTTAAAGAAAATGATTGGAAATGAAAAAACCATTATAGATTGTTCTCCAGGAAGTACATGTTCTGTAGTAGCTGCCATTGAAGGGGTAGATTATGCTGTTTTAGTAACGGAACCTACAGCATTTGGCCTTCATGATTTAAAAATTGCTATAGAACTCGTAAGAACTATGAATATTCCATTTGGAATTATCATAAACAGAGGAAGCCATGAAAAAGATCTAATAGAAGAACATTGTGAAAAAGAAAAAATAAATATAATAGGAAAAGTAATGTTTGATAAAGATGTTGCTGTACTGTATTCAAAAGGTAAATTACTTGTAGAACATGAGAAATATAAGGAACTATTTTTACACATAGGAAAAAAAGTAGAGGGGGAAATAGCATGCAGCTTGTTGTAA
- a CDS encoding pyridoxamine 5'-phosphate oxidase family protein encodes MSKVVEYLNNNKVGQFATIKDGQVVMRPFHFLCEKDGKFIFGTANDKEVYKELKENPTAAFAVMGDNMQWVRLRGKVQFSDNQELKNEMFEIEPLLATVYQTPDNPRFELFCIYDGVASLHGGMGNVIEEIKF; translated from the coding sequence ATGAGTAAAGTAGTAGAATATTTAAACAATAACAAAGTAGGTCAATTCGCAACAATTAAAGATGGGCAGGTCGTTATGAGACCATTTCATTTTCTATGTGAAAAGGACGGTAAATTCATATTTGGTACGGCCAACGACAAAGAAGTCTACAAAGAACTAAAAGAAAATCCGACAGCAGCTTTCGCTGTTATGGGGGATAACATGCAGTGGGTAAGACTGAGAGGCAAAGTACAGTTTTCTGACAACCAAGAGCTTAAAAACGAGATGTTTGAAATTGAGCCTCTACTAGCTACAGTTTACCAAACACCTGACAATCCAAGATTTGAACTGTTCTGTATTTACGATGGTGTAGCATCACTTCACGGCGGAATGGGGAACGTGATAGAGGAAATTAAATTCTAA
- a CDS encoding haloalkane dehalogenase, which yields MIQKILKTPEHRFSNLKDYPFKPNYMDVGGVNMHYVDEGDKNNKVIFLFHGQPSWSYLYRHMIPQLVNEGYRVIAPDLIGFGKSDKPTHSRDHSYSAHVKWMSTFIEKLGIKHAAAFMQDWGGMIGLRVLANNPEWLDRLVVANTALAESKGFERWITPTMLKVIRSTSLNPTIESLEKKMNYANWAGYFSRSKKLEIGKIMQLLTTKNLSKDEMEAYDAPFPTPDYYAGPRKMPEIVVSDLDKAYEDWQKLKQWTNPVLTLFSDKDPFLADQGYDKLFQQNFPGAKGQPHITVTDASHFLQEDQSSELVSRILKWLNQTKF from the coding sequence ATGATTCAAAAAATATTAAAGACACCTGAGCATCGTTTTTCAAATTTAAAAGACTATCCATTCAAACCAAACTATATGGATGTGGGCGGCGTTAATATGCACTATGTAGATGAAGGGGATAAAAATAATAAAGTCATCTTCTTATTCCATGGGCAACCTTCCTGGAGTTATCTATACAGACATATGATTCCTCAATTAGTCAATGAAGGCTACCGTGTTATCGCCCCTGATTTAATTGGCTTTGGTAAATCTGATAAGCCAACTCACTCCCGTGACCACTCGTACAGCGCCCATGTAAAATGGATGTCGACTTTTATAGAAAAACTGGGCATTAAACATGCAGCAGCGTTTATGCAAGACTGGGGTGGTATGATTGGTCTTCGTGTTTTAGCAAACAACCCAGAATGGTTAGATAGATTAGTGGTTGCTAACACAGCACTTGCTGAGTCAAAAGGCTTCGAAAGATGGATCACTCCTACGATGTTAAAAGTCATTCGCTCAACAAGTTTGAACCCAACGATTGAAAGTCTTGAAAAGAAAATGAATTATGCTAACTGGGCTGGCTACTTCAGTCGTTCTAAGAAACTTGAAATCGGTAAAATTATGCAGTTATTAACAACTAAAAACCTTTCAAAAGATGAAATGGAAGCATATGATGCACCATTCCCGACACCAGATTATTACGCAGGACCACGTAAAATGCCTGAAATTGTTGTTTCAGATTTAGATAAAGCTTATGAGGATTGGCAAAAATTAAAGCAATGGACAAATCCTGTGTTAACACTGTTTAGTGATAAAGACCCATTCCTTGCAGATCAAGGATACGACAAATTATTTCAACAAAACTTTCCTGGTGCAAAAGGGCAACCTCATATTACAGTGACGGATGCCTCACACTTCTTACAAGAAGATCAATCTTCAGAACTAGTAAGCAGAATATTGAAGTGGCTTAACCAGACAAAGTTTTAA
- a CDS encoding Mrp/NBP35 family ATP-binding protein, with amino-acid sequence MHIEKEKPQEGTNIKKVVAIMSGKGGVGKSSVTSLMAVSLQNKGYKVGILDADITGPSIPKVFGIGEKRAIAINQVIQPVETTTGIKVISVNLMIDQEDAPVVWRGPLIGSMVKQFYTDVAWEELDYLLIDLPPGTGDVPLTIMQSLPVDGIVVVSSPQDLVQLIVKKSVNMAKMMATPIYGLVENMSYFECPDCNKKHYLFGESKIEEVAKDMDIHVLEKLPINQDFVTLCDEGRVEVFGKTYFGLCENLAEKLEERIGGIE; translated from the coding sequence ATGCATATAGAAAAAGAAAAACCACAAGAAGGAACAAATATTAAAAAGGTTGTTGCTATTATGAGTGGAAAAGGAGGCGTGGGAAAGTCTTCAGTTACTTCTTTAATGGCAGTATCTTTACAAAATAAAGGGTATAAAGTGGGAATATTGGATGCTGATATTACAGGACCAAGTATTCCTAAAGTATTTGGAATAGGTGAAAAAAGAGCCATTGCAATTAATCAAGTAATTCAACCAGTAGAAACAACAACAGGTATAAAAGTGATTTCTGTTAATTTAATGATTGACCAAGAAGATGCACCAGTAGTATGGCGAGGACCTTTAATTGGGTCTATGGTAAAACAATTTTATACAGATGTAGCCTGGGAAGAGTTAGATTATCTTTTAATTGATTTACCTCCAGGGACAGGAGATGTTCCCCTAACAATCATGCAGTCATTACCAGTTGATGGTATAGTGGTAGTTTCTTCTCCTCAGGATTTAGTACAATTAATCGTAAAAAAATCTGTAAATATGGCTAAGATGATGGCTACTCCTATTTATGGACTTGTAGAAAATATGAGCTATTTTGAGTGTCCAGACTGTAATAAGAAACATTACTTATTTGGAGAAAGCAAAATTGAAGAAGTTGCAAAGGATATGGATATACACGTATTAGAAAAGCTTCCTATTAATCAAGACTTTGTAACCTTATGTGATGAGGGAAGAGTAGAAGTATTTGGTAAAACATATTTTGGACTATGTGAAAACTTAGCGGAAAAATTAGAAGAAAGAATAGGGGGAATTGAATAA